The Staphylothermus marinus F1 genome has a segment encoding these proteins:
- the oadA gene encoding sodium-extruding oxaloacetate decarboxylase subunit alpha, with product MVKIIDTTLRDAHQSLLATRFRTRDMLEIADLIDKAGFYSLEVWGGATFDAAIRFLREDPWERLRLIRENVRNTKLQMLLRGQNLVGYRHYPDDVVEKFVELAYKNGIDIFRVFDALNDPRNMKTSIRKAKEVGAIVQGAMCYTISPVHTIDYYLKFAEELLAMDVDMITIKDMAGILEPHKAYELVSALKKEFKVPVNVHTHATAGLAVATYLESVKAGADYIDTAISPLAFGTAQPGIQTVYYALPSDKRPSIRLDIIDKISKKLTKFIEEKYQHLLNWRILLPNPNVIIHQIPGGMFSNLIAQLREQNALDKLDAVLEEVPRVREELGWPPLVTPLSQIVGTQAVLNVLFGRYKIIPKETKNYVKGLYGRPPAPIKEEIKKLILGDEKPVTVRPADLLEPMLDKCRSVLVEKGYLEKEEDILTYCLFPETALEFFEARRKGEIEKPVVKEEKPRKVIKLYIDGQEYIVGVEGVNIDVIKSIAPIPTIAPVPLAGAQASSTITSTSITSSETSYRGEPVKAPMAGKILKILVKPGDKVAKGSKVVILESMKMSTDILAPISGVVEKIMVKEGDDVEAGDILLTILPK from the coding sequence ATGGTGAAAATAATAGATACAACGCTTCGAGACGCTCACCAATCACTATTAGCAACTCGTTTCCGCACAAGAGATATGCTGGAAATAGCTGATCTAATAGATAAGGCTGGATTCTATAGTTTAGAAGTGTGGGGAGGAGCAACATTTGATGCTGCTATTAGGTTTCTACGAGAAGATCCATGGGAGAGGCTTAGACTTATACGTGAAAATGTAAGGAATACAAAGCTTCAAATGCTTCTCCGAGGACAAAATCTTGTAGGCTACAGACATTACCCCGACGATGTTGTGGAGAAATTTGTTGAGTTAGCATATAAGAATGGAATAGATATTTTCAGAGTGTTTGATGCATTAAATGATCCGAGAAATATGAAGACTAGTATTAGGAAAGCTAAAGAGGTTGGAGCAATTGTTCAAGGAGCTATGTGCTATACTATAAGCCCTGTTCACACCATTGATTACTATCTCAAATTCGCAGAAGAACTACTCGCCATGGATGTAGATATGATCACGATTAAAGACATGGCTGGCATACTAGAACCTCACAAAGCATACGAGCTAGTATCAGCTTTAAAGAAAGAATTCAAAGTCCCAGTAAATGTCCACACACATGCCACAGCAGGATTAGCTGTTGCAACTTACCTAGAAAGCGTGAAGGCGGGTGCAGACTATATAGATACAGCTATATCCCCCCTAGCATTTGGAACTGCTCAGCCAGGAATTCAAACAGTATACTATGCATTGCCATCAGATAAAAGACCGAGTATTCGATTAGATATTATAGATAAGATATCGAAAAAACTCACAAAGTTTATCGAGGAAAAATACCAACACCTACTAAATTGGAGAATACTATTACCAAACCCCAACGTGATTATACATCAAATACCTGGCGGAATGTTCTCTAACTTAATAGCTCAGCTAAGAGAGCAAAATGCTCTAGACAAACTAGACGCTGTCCTAGAAGAAGTTCCCCGTGTAAGAGAAGAACTTGGATGGCCCCCACTAGTTACTCCATTATCACAAATAGTTGGTACACAAGCAGTCCTAAACGTATTATTTGGAAGATACAAGATCATACCTAAGGAGACTAAGAACTATGTTAAAGGCTTATATGGCAGACCCCCTGCACCTATTAAGGAGGAAATTAAAAAGCTTATTCTCGGAGACGAGAAACCAGTAACTGTTAGACCAGCAGATCTATTGGAGCCAATGCTTGATAAGTGTAGAAGCGTATTAGTTGAGAAAGGGTATTTGGAGAAAGAAGAAGATATACTTACCTACTGCTTGTTCCCTGAAACAGCTCTAGAATTCTTCGAGGCAAGGAGGAAAGGAGAGATCGAAAAACCAGTTGTTAAAGAGGAGAAGCCTAGGAAAGTTATTAAGTTATACATTGATGGACAAGAATATATTGTCGGAGTTGAGGGTGTAAACATAGATGTTATTAAATCCATAGCACCTATCCCCACTATAGCTCCTGTCCCCCTAGCTGGAGCCCAAGCATCATCAACTATAACATCCACATCCATAACTAGTAGCGAAACCAGTTATAGAGGCGAACCAGTAAAGGCTCCAATGGCTGGGAAAATATTGAAGATACTTGTCAAGCCCGGAGATAAAGTTGCTAAGGGTAGTAAAGTAGTCATATTGGAGTCTATGAAGATGTCAACAGATATATTAGCACCTATCAGTGGTGTTGTCGAGAAAATAATGGTTAAGGAGGGAGATGATGTTGAAGCAGGCGATATTCTATTAACTATATTGCCTAAGTAA
- a CDS encoding alkaline phosphatase family protein produces the protein MRRAIVIGLDCAPPRILYDELRNELNVLGKLVGEGQRYIMRSSHPPITIPAWMVMATGKTPGELGLYGFRHRVLGSYDKMYIADSTRIREEPIWNTLGKHGVNSIVVGVPPSYPPRPIKGYLISDFITPDHTKRYTWPPWLKKEIENRFGPYIFDVVFRIEDRDKVAKGLWEMTEQHFKVLEYLLTNKKWGFAWFVEIGVDRLHHAFWKYWDRNHPKHVSGNKYEQIIPSYYKFLDEKIGSLLEKIPKDTLVFIVSDHGAKAMKGAFVVNQWLEEKGYLKLKKKPEKPGEDLKPNMIDWDHTKVWGWGGYYSRFFINVKGREPNGIVEPSDVPELIEELKDELRKIKGPNGEVWNTKAYAPRELYPVVKGDPPDMMVYFDDLSWRAAGTIGWNTLYLEENDKGPDDAVHDWYGVFTIYDPEETIESGDKGIIDIHRIKDKMIQYIMEDKKIV, from the coding sequence TTGAGGAGAGCTATTGTTATTGGATTAGATTGTGCTCCTCCAAGAATACTATATGATGAACTGAGAAACGAGCTAAACGTTCTCGGCAAACTAGTTGGTGAGGGCCAAAGATATATTATGCGATCCAGTCATCCACCGATAACTATTCCTGCATGGATGGTTATGGCAACAGGTAAGACCCCAGGAGAGCTTGGATTATATGGTTTTAGACATAGAGTTCTTGGTAGTTATGATAAAATGTATATAGCGGACTCAACTAGGATAAGAGAAGAACCTATATGGAATACTCTGGGAAAACACGGTGTAAACAGTATTGTTGTAGGTGTTCCACCATCATATCCGCCGAGACCAATAAAGGGGTATTTGATCAGTGACTTCATAACACCTGATCATACGAAAAGATATACTTGGCCACCATGGCTCAAAAAAGAAATAGAGAATAGATTCGGACCATACATATTCGATGTAGTATTCAGAATAGAGGATCGAGATAAAGTAGCTAAAGGATTATGGGAGATGACAGAGCAACACTTCAAAGTACTAGAATATTTATTAACAAATAAGAAATGGGGGTTTGCATGGTTTGTTGAGATAGGTGTTGATAGATTACATCATGCTTTCTGGAAATACTGGGACCGTAATCATCCAAAACACGTTTCAGGCAATAAATATGAGCAAATTATCCCTAGCTATTATAAGTTTCTCGACGAGAAAATAGGTTCGCTCCTAGAAAAAATACCTAAAGACACACTCGTATTCATAGTCTCTGATCACGGAGCTAAAGCTATGAAGGGAGCATTCGTTGTTAACCAGTGGCTTGAAGAAAAAGGATATTTAAAGCTTAAGAAGAAGCCTGAAAAACCCGGTGAAGACTTGAAACCTAACATGATAGACTGGGATCACACTAAGGTATGGGGTTGGGGCGGATATTATTCTAGGTTCTTCATAAACGTTAAGGGTAGAGAACCTAATGGAATAGTTGAGCCAAGCGATGTTCCTGAATTAATAGAGGAGCTAAAAGATGAGCTGAGAAAAATCAAGGGTCCAAATGGAGAGGTATGGAATACTAAAGCATATGCTCCTCGAGAACTATATCCAGTAGTTAAGGGAGATCCTCCTGATATGATGGTTTACTTCGATGATCTAAGCTGGAGAGCTGCGGGAACAATTGGTTGGAACACTTTGTATTTAGAGGAAAACGATAAGGGGCCTGATGATGCTGTTCACGACTGGTATGGTGTGTTCACAATATATGATCCTGAGGAAACTATTGAATCTGGAGATAAAGGCATTATAGATATTCATAGAATTAAGGATAAAATGATACAATATATTATGGAGGATAAAAAAATAGTGTGA
- the sat gene encoding sulfate adenylyltransferase, whose protein sequence is MIPRPHGGKLVNRIVSSKRRTALLKETHELPSIEISYERLIDLLDIANGAFSPLEGFMVQEDYLHVLYDMRLSNDLPWTIPVILDVDPEEISNVKEGDDIALKYKDEIYAIMRVEEIYGWDKKEYARQVYKTTDPNHPGVAKTYQRKELLLGGTIDLLNQPHHPLEHRILWPIETRVLFREKKWRTIVAFQTRNVPHRGHEYVQKAALTFTDGLFIHPLIGWKKPGDYRDEVIFAAYEALIKHYYPDNVVVLAGLMMNMNYAGPREAVHHAIVRKNFGATHFIVGRDHAGVGDYYKPYEAWEIFDEFPDLGITPLFIREAFYCKKCGGMVNEKICPHGEEYRIRISGTKLREIIKKGITPPEYMMRPEVAKVILSFKDPFVH, encoded by the coding sequence GTGATACCTCGTCCTCACGGTGGAAAGCTAGTTAATAGAATTGTTTCTTCCAAGAGGAGAACAGCGCTATTAAAGGAGACACATGAGCTTCCAAGCATAGAGATTAGCTATGAGAGATTAATTGATTTGCTCGATATCGCTAATGGAGCCTTTAGCCCATTGGAGGGATTCATGGTTCAAGAGGATTATTTACATGTATTATATGATATGAGGCTATCAAATGATCTTCCATGGACTATACCGGTAATCCTAGATGTTGATCCAGAAGAGATTAGCAATGTTAAGGAGGGGGATGATATTGCTCTCAAATATAAAGATGAAATCTACGCTATTATGAGAGTTGAGGAAATATATGGATGGGATAAAAAAGAATATGCTAGACAAGTATATAAAACAACTGATCCCAACCATCCAGGCGTAGCTAAAACTTATCAACGCAAAGAACTATTACTTGGAGGAACAATTGATTTACTGAACCAACCTCATCACCCACTTGAACACAGAATATTATGGCCTATAGAAACACGTGTTCTTTTCAGAGAGAAAAAGTGGAGAACAATAGTGGCTTTCCAAACACGTAATGTTCCTCATCGTGGACATGAATATGTTCAAAAAGCAGCCTTGACATTCACGGATGGCTTATTCATTCACCCACTAATAGGTTGGAAAAAGCCTGGTGATTACCGTGACGAAGTTATTTTTGCAGCATATGAAGCATTGATCAAACATTATTATCCAGATAATGTGGTTGTACTAGCTGGTTTAATGATGAATATGAACTATGCTGGTCCTCGAGAAGCTGTTCACCACGCTATTGTCAGGAAGAATTTCGGGGCAACACACTTTATTGTTGGAAGAGACCATGCAGGTGTGGGAGATTATTATAAACCATATGAAGCATGGGAGATATTCGATGAATTCCCAGACCTGGGCATAACACCATTATTTATACGAGAAGCATTCTATTGTAAGAAATGCGGTGGAATGGTTAATGAGAAAATATGTCCCCACGGCGAAGAATACAGGATCAGGATAAGCGGTACTAAGCTTAGAGAAATAATTAAGAAAGGTATTACACCGCCAGAATACATGATGAGGCCGGAGGTTGCCAAAGTAATACTTAGTTTTAAAGACCCCTTCGTACACTAA
- the apgM gene encoding 2,3-bisphosphoglycerate-independent phosphoglycerate mutase: MSVKKLLYLVLDGMADRLDDPATTLELAVKPGLDYIARNGVCGLMYTVGKGVAPESDEAVISILGYNPHEVYPGRGVIEAVGAGLSIREGYEVAFRANFATVDPKTKKLIDRRVGRSLSTEEANELAKAVDGLDLGKYDGYARVKATIGHRAVVVISSDKYRLSPYVSNSDPAYIRKGLLNIAVKEFEPYIKPVEALENTEEAKRTAELANIFTEKTIEILDKHPVNIKRKEKGLLPGNAILLRDAGGTLPKTTPLPIKYGLKFAVLAEMPVEIGIGRIFGADTIALEPPIGDPSEVYSVRLEKSLEALKKYDIVYVHLKGPDEPGHDGNIELKKKRIEDIDKYFVQPFLEKMSSNTAILVTADHATPPSIGAHTDDPVPVAVMAETIQPDQTTKLTEKECRKGKLGIIPHGWEMLPKIIKLLNQHT, translated from the coding sequence ATGTCGGTTAAGAAATTATTATATCTTGTCCTAGATGGTATGGCTGATAGACTAGATGACCCAGCTACTACGTTGGAACTTGCTGTGAAGCCTGGATTAGACTATATTGCTCGTAATGGTGTTTGCGGTTTAATGTATACTGTTGGGAAGGGTGTGGCTCCTGAAAGCGATGAAGCAGTTATATCTATTCTTGGATATAATCCTCACGAAGTATATCCTGGTAGGGGGGTTATTGAAGCAGTTGGTGCTGGGCTAAGTATTAGGGAGGGCTATGAGGTAGCTTTTAGAGCTAATTTCGCAACAGTTGATCCCAAGACTAAGAAATTAATTGATAGAAGGGTTGGCAGAAGCTTATCCACTGAAGAAGCCAACGAGCTTGCTAAAGCTGTTGACGGTCTTGATCTTGGAAAATATGATGGATATGCAAGAGTTAAAGCCACTATTGGTCATAGAGCAGTTGTTGTTATTAGCAGTGATAAATATAGGTTAAGCCCATATGTTAGCAACAGTGATCCAGCATATATTCGTAAAGGATTATTGAATATTGCAGTTAAAGAGTTCGAACCATATATTAAACCTGTCGAAGCTCTCGAAAACACAGAAGAAGCTAAGAGAACAGCTGAGCTAGCAAATATTTTCACGGAGAAAACAATTGAAATACTAGATAAGCACCCAGTAAACATTAAGAGGAAAGAAAAGGGTTTATTGCCTGGAAACGCTATCCTGCTCCGAGACGCTGGGGGAACACTACCCAAAACAACTCCATTACCCATAAAATATGGTTTAAAATTTGCGGTCTTAGCTGAAATGCCTGTAGAAATAGGGATTGGTAGAATATTTGGAGCAGACACAATAGCGTTAGAACCACCAATAGGAGATCCCAGTGAGGTATATAGTGTTAGACTCGAGAAATCATTGGAAGCACTTAAAAAATATGATATAGTCTATGTACACCTAAAAGGACCAGATGAACCAGGACACGATGGAAACATAGAGTTGAAAAAGAAGAGAATAGAAGATATAGATAAATACTTTGTCCAACCATTCCTAGAAAAAATGAGTAGTAACACAGCAATACTAGTAACAGCAGACCACGCAACACCCCCATCTATAGGAGCACACACAGATGATCCAGTCCCCGTAGCAGTAATGGCAGAAACAATACAGCCAGACCAAACAACAAAACTAACAGAAAAAGAATGCAGAAAAGGAAAACTAGGAATAATACCTCATGGATGGGAAATGCTGCCAAAAATCATAAAACTACTAAACCAACACACATAA
- a CDS encoding asparagine synthetase A, which produces MKQYRDSSVVEIIAWIADKMGDKLMLRDPSGIESFSIKGIGSEEIKSLPLETLLWIKGIVVDDTIIVSDYKVIHKPVKERIVDYTRIDNVELSDYARHYAWYFRNSIISSTIKLLSYVTRYSRENLYSKGFIELLPPMISLASDPGLRGAKKLKTKYYGETYELTSSVIMFKQASVAVYEKVFFTARNIREEPPENIWTGRHLSEFTQLDIEWAMSDLEDVIRLAEELLYTVSKIIADKHIDLIYDIGERKEPIILKPPFPRIRYDEALELARKLGEPVEWGKELTHKAETKIAEYYDSPVWIIGYPVISRGFYYLPDPDDPRYNLDFNLLLPEGYGEVIDGGTREYRYPQIIERIKKLGEPLDKYEWFIELVKEGGIPPSSGWGLGLERLTRYLAGHKHVGYATIFPKLPGITGTP; this is translated from the coding sequence TTGAAACAATACAGAGATAGTAGTGTAGTAGAGATCATTGCTTGGATCGCTGATAAGATGGGAGATAAATTAATGCTCAGAGATCCTAGCGGGATAGAATCGTTCAGTATAAAAGGTATAGGTTCTGAAGAGATTAAGAGTCTTCCCCTAGAGACACTACTATGGATTAAAGGTATAGTTGTAGATGATACTATTATCGTTAGTGATTACAAGGTTATCCATAAACCCGTCAAGGAGAGAATAGTCGATTATACAAGAATAGATAATGTTGAATTATCAGATTACGCTAGGCATTACGCATGGTATTTTAGAAACTCAATAATATCTTCCACTATAAAATTACTATCATATGTTACAAGGTATAGTAGGGAGAACCTATATAGTAAAGGCTTCATAGAGCTATTACCGCCGATGATCAGCTTAGCCAGTGATCCAGGGCTTAGAGGTGCAAAGAAACTAAAAACAAAATATTATGGAGAAACATATGAGTTGACAAGCAGTGTTATAATGTTTAAACAAGCATCTGTAGCTGTCTATGAAAAAGTATTCTTTACAGCAAGAAACATTCGTGAAGAACCACCGGAAAACATATGGACAGGTAGGCACTTATCCGAATTTACTCAATTAGATATTGAATGGGCTATGAGCGATTTAGAAGATGTAATAAGGTTGGCTGAGGAACTACTATATACTGTATCTAAGATTATTGCTGATAAACACATTGATCTAATATACGATATTGGTGAGAGAAAAGAACCAATAATACTTAAACCACCATTTCCCAGGATAAGATATGATGAAGCATTAGAATTAGCCAGGAAACTTGGAGAACCCGTTGAGTGGGGTAAAGAATTAACACATAAAGCAGAAACAAAAATTGCAGAATACTATGATTCACCAGTATGGATTATAGGATATCCTGTTATAAGCCGTGGATTCTACTATTTACCAGACCCCGATGATCCAAGATATAACTTAGACTTCAACCTATTATTACCAGAGGGGTACGGTGAAGTAATAGATGGTGGAACCAGAGAATATAGATATCCGCAAATCATTGAGAGAATAAAGAAGCTGGGCGAACCCCTCGATAAATATGAGTGGTTCATAGAACTAGTTAAGGAGGGCGGGATACCTCCTAGCAGTGGTTGGGGATTAGGATTAGAGAGACTAACAAGGTACTTGGCAGGACATAAGCATGTAGGATATGCAACTATATTCCCCAAACTACCTGGAATAACTGGGACCCCGTAA
- the cysC gene encoding adenylyl-sulfate kinase: MKHLNKGFVVWFTGLPGSGKTTLAKNVAKILRDKGYRVEVIDGDWARKTISLGAGYTREERRIHLHRVAWVARLLARNGVIVLCSFVSPYRDVRKMIREIIEEEAPFIEVYVYCPLEECIRRDPKGLYKKALRGEIKHFTGISDPYEPPENPDIVVDTVKYSIEENVEKIINYLAKRFGIN, translated from the coding sequence TTGAAGCATCTAAATAAAGGATTTGTTGTCTGGTTCACGGGTTTACCTGGGAGCGGTAAGACCACGTTGGCTAAAAATGTTGCTAAGATTCTTAGAGATAAAGGTTATCGTGTAGAAGTTATTGATGGTGATTGGGCTCGTAAAACAATTAGTTTAGGTGCTGGCTATACTAGGGAGGAGCGTAGAATACATTTACACCGTGTAGCATGGGTTGCGAGACTGCTTGCTAGGAATGGAGTAATTGTTCTCTGTAGCTTCGTGTCGCCGTACCGTGATGTACGCAAGATGATCCGTGAAATAATTGAGGAAGAAGCACCATTTATTGAAGTATATGTTTATTGTCCATTAGAGGAGTGTATAAGGAGGGATCCCAAGGGATTATATAAGAAGGCTTTGCGTGGAGAGATAAAACATTTCACAGGTATAAGCGATCCATACGAGCCCCCAGAAAACCCGGATATAGTTGTTGATACTGTTAAGTATTCAATAGAAGAAAATGTTGAAAAAATAATTAATTACTTGGCTAAAAGATTTGGCATTAATTAA
- a CDS encoding CopG family transcriptional regulator: MAEEEVTVKISIPKTLYEKITREAEDAGFNNIEEFIIYVLEQLVETSSVEGETMSKEDEEKVKERLRALGYID; the protein is encoded by the coding sequence TTGGCGGAGGAAGAAGTTACTGTCAAAATAAGTATTCCTAAAACATTGTATGAGAAAATAACTCGGGAAGCAGAAGATGCTGGATTCAATAATATTGAGGAATTCATAATATATGTGCTGGAACAACTTGTTGAGACGAGTAGTGTTGAAGGAGAAACTATGAGTAAGGAGGACGAGGAAAAGGTTAAGGAGAGGCTTAGAGCTCTCGGATACATTGATTAA
- a CDS encoding metallophosphoesterase family protein, whose amino-acid sequence MKKLLISDIHGNLPALQTILDNEVYDEVIVLGDLVDYGPYPGEVIDVLRTIGARIIRGNHDHAVGYGVDCRCGEATHWVSVWFRENITNKLLSSNDKEYLAKLPLFIEKDNALYVHGSPSNPLYDYLYPWIGYEEIIEKILRAVIGRKYVFGKTSGKHRYERIYVGHTHVQFMLTIDSIQVINPGSIGQPRDGDPRAGYAVVENDTVILKRKKYPVEKIIRRYEELKIPDPYYSFLKQLLLTGKLPHR is encoded by the coding sequence ATGAAGAAATTACTAATAAGCGATATACACGGAAACCTACCAGCTCTCCAAACAATATTAGATAATGAAGTATATGATGAAGTGATTGTTCTCGGAGACCTAGTAGATTATGGTCCTTACCCGGGAGAAGTAATAGATGTTTTGAGAACTATTGGAGCCAGAATTATTCGTGGAAACCATGACCACGCTGTTGGATACGGAGTTGATTGTAGATGCGGCGAAGCTACACACTGGGTTAGTGTATGGTTTAGAGAAAATATAACCAATAAATTGTTGAGTAGTAATGATAAAGAATACTTGGCGAAACTACCGTTATTTATTGAAAAAGACAATGCATTATATGTGCATGGATCACCATCTAATCCCTTATATGACTATTTATATCCATGGATTGGATACGAGGAAATAATAGAGAAAATCTTACGAGCAGTAATTGGCCGAAAATATGTTTTTGGAAAAACCAGTGGCAAACACCGGTATGAGAGGATCTATGTTGGACACACACATGTACAGTTCATGTTAACAATAGATTCCATACAAGTAATTAATCCGGGAAGCATTGGTCAGCCAAGAGATGGTGATCCAAGGGCTGGATATGCTGTAGTCGAGAACGACACAGTTATTTTAAAGAGAAAAAAGTATCCTGTTGAAAAAATTATTAGGAGATATGAGGAGCTAAAAATACCTGATCCATACTATTCCTTTCTGAAACAGCTACTTCTAACCGGCAAATTACCGCATCGCTGA
- the deoC gene encoding deoxyribose-phosphate aldolase produces MGVGSLVEKLSVKEFASMIDHTLLKPYADYKLLEKYVEDTRRYGFAVLMLPPSLLLKAREIAGNTIRLATVIGFPLGNTFAGAKVLETRLAAQAGASEVDMVMNINYFKSGDYDRVLDDMKHVVLEARKNNIGVVKVIIETGLLSDEEKVKATELVVESGADYVKTSTGFLAGGATIHDVALLYRVAKGRIKVKAAGGIRHALDALAMIDAGASRIGTSTGDKIIEEFIKLKEGK; encoded by the coding sequence ATGGGTGTTGGTTCGCTTGTTGAGAAGCTTAGTGTTAAGGAGTTTGCTTCTATGATTGATCATACTTTGTTGAAGCCTTATGCTGATTATAAGTTGTTGGAGAAATATGTTGAGGATACTAGGAGGTATGGTTTTGCAGTGTTAATGCTTCCGCCTAGTTTATTGTTGAAGGCTCGTGAGATTGCTGGTAATACGATTAGGTTGGCTACTGTTATTGGTTTCCCGTTGGGGAATACTTTTGCTGGAGCTAAGGTTTTAGAGACTCGTTTAGCTGCTCAAGCTGGTGCTTCCGAAGTTGATATGGTTATGAATATTAATTATTTTAAGAGCGGAGACTATGATCGTGTATTGGATGATATGAAGCATGTTGTATTGGAGGCTAGGAAAAATAATATTGGTGTAGTTAAAGTCATTATTGAAACTGGTTTGTTGAGTGATGAAGAAAAAGTTAAGGCTACAGAGCTTGTAGTTGAGAGTGGAGCGGACTATGTTAAGACTTCCACAGGGTTCTTAGCAGGTGGTGCTACAATACATGATGTAGCATTACTATATAGAGTTGCTAAGGGGAGAATAAAAGTTAAAGCTGCAGGAGGTATAAGACACGCTCTAGACGCATTAGCAATGATTGATGCAGGAGCATCACGCATAGGGACAAGCACTGGAGACAAAATTATTGAGGAATTCATCAAGTTAAAGGAGGGAAAATAG
- a CDS encoding SLC13 family permease encodes MILGISFLRSFLSMWMSNTVATYVMLPLAAALLAGVRDKAPRISSIAMVSLAMGASIGGTATLIGTPPNLIAAEFLNKFAYGQYAIGFYEWLLIGLPAWIIGFSIGVLLAFLYARITAGGELGIVEDYLRGIRERGEAKPWSKVEIIALIELLILVGLWITEPLHRIKTGIAAGIGILLFFATGILNPKEHWKKLAWDLMVLFGAGLTLGSGLMKSGWANYLLSQLHGIGSLGWVGFYIIGFTAYFIGTFISSHTSTSAFIAPLTIPLGMTMAASLGLSPATGAALATIVAVVSLNNAIALPISTPPSAIVYASGKADIKDLMIYGFLFGIVANAIIITAFATLLDNYFVSINKNNYFSKTCMD; translated from the coding sequence TTGATTCTGGGAATAAGTTTTCTGAGAAGCTTCTTAAGCATGTGGATGAGTAATACTGTTGCAACATATGTTATGCTCCCATTAGCAGCTGCATTATTAGCTGGTGTTAGAGATAAGGCTCCCAGGATATCATCTATAGCAATGGTTTCACTAGCTATGGGGGCTAGTATAGGTGGGACAGCAACATTGATCGGGACTCCTCCAAACCTTATAGCTGCTGAGTTTCTCAATAAGTTTGCTTATGGACAATATGCTATAGGATTCTATGAATGGTTACTAATAGGATTGCCTGCTTGGATAATAGGGTTTAGTATAGGTGTGTTATTAGCGTTTCTATATGCTAGAATAACTGCTGGTGGAGAACTAGGAATTGTTGAGGATTATCTTAGAGGGATAAGGGAGAGAGGAGAAGCTAAGCCTTGGAGCAAGGTAGAGATTATAGCGTTGATAGAGCTGTTGATACTTGTAGGTTTATGGATTACAGAGCCTTTACACCGTATTAAAACAGGTATTGCTGCAGGCATAGGTATACTGTTGTTCTTCGCAACAGGCATATTGAATCCGAAGGAGCATTGGAAAAAACTTGCATGGGATCTCATGGTATTGTTCGGTGCCGGATTAACTCTTGGATCAGGGTTGATGAAGAGTGGATGGGCTAATTATTTATTATCACAGCTACACGGCATAGGATCGCTTGGATGGGTAGGATTCTACATCATAGGTTTTACAGCATACTTCATAGGAACATTTATATCAAGCCATACTTCGACATCAGCATTCATAGCACCATTAACGATTCCTTTGGGAATGACTATGGCAGCATCACTTGGATTAAGCCCTGCAACAGGTGCGGCACTAGCAACTATTGTAGCTGTTGTATCGCTAAATAACGCTATAGCATTACCAATATCTACTCCTCCATCAGCAATAGTATATGCTAGTGGTAAGGCAGATATAAAGGATCTAATGATCTATGGTTTCCTGTTCGGAATAGTTGCCAACGCAATAATAATAACTGCCTTTGCTACATTATTGGACAACTATTTTGTAAGCATAAATAAAAATAATTATTTTTCTAAAACATGTATGGATTAA